The Terriglobia bacterium sequence CGTCCAGTTTGGGTAGGTTCCAGTCGAGAATGATTGCGTCGTAATCAATCTCCGTGGCTAGTTGCAGGCCTTCCTCTCCGTCGCCTGCCAAATCGACAGCAAAGTGGTCTGCTTCCAGACCCTTTACCAGTGTACGTGCAACTTTCGGTTCGTCCTCAATGACCAGGATCCGCATATTTCCACCTCCCGCTTCGGTGGAAGCAATTGTCACCGAATCTCGTTCCTCGGTGTACAACGGCCCATCCGCTTTGTATGACTTCAGAAACCTTAGTTCCGTCGCTGCTGTAGCCATCAGCGACCCCGGAAGAAGAACATAGTTTCTTACAGTCTAATTGTGATGTGAAACCCCAGACCGTTTCACTTATCTTCTTGCCTGTTCGCCCACATAGTCGTCGTCCACTGCGCTAATTTGCAGTCAGTTCAGCGATTGGACATGAATGGGCGTGCACTATAGTACACATTCTTCCCCAAAATGGAACCAGTTTTTATACTGCCCTTTTGGGTTTTTTGCACTTGTTGCTCGACCGGACCAGCTTGCCCAGAGCGGCGACAATCGCATCTTTTGGCTGATCTGTGGTACATGCAGCGGAGCGATATTAGTACATGTACTTTGAAAGTACAATACTTTTTTTTAATCTCACGTTAATCGGATGATTGGGCCGGGATCAGATCGCCAATGGTTTATGAAATCTTTATATATCAATCGGTTAGGATGGCTTTGCAGCCTTCAAAAAAGCCCCAGCTGGGGGTTTGAGGCTTCTTTCGTCGTTCGCGAAGTCGCTCCATCTTGCGGAAAACGTTCACCAACACCCCATTTTTCGCGGTATTTCAGCATTAGAGCGGTGATGCGCTGCTGGTACTCGCGCGGCAAAAACGCTCTCCCGGCAAACCGCTTCTGGTATGACGAAACAAGTCTGGGGAAATGCTGCTGCAGGAACGGCATGAAGACTCTTTCCGCGCACGGTTTCAAGAAAAGTGGATTGGCGAATACAAAAGCGGCCCCTACGCCGGCCGCAGCTTTGGCCAGCTCTTCCAGATCCGCCGGAGAATCGGTAAGGCCGGGCAGCACCGGAGCGCAATTGACGCCCGCGCGAACACCGGCGTCCACCAGGCGTTTGACGGCTTGCAAACGCAGATCAGGACGCGGCGCCCGAGGTTCTAATAGGCGCGCCAATTCTGCGTTCAGGGTGGTGATGGTCACGCAGATGGTCAGCCGATTGTTCCGCGCGATCTCCTGCAGCAGTTCAACGTCGCGCAGAATGAGAGTTGATTTGGTTACCAGGCCCAGTCCCAGCCCGCGGTGCTGTGCCAGTTCCTGCAGGATGGCGCGGGTGATTTCGAATCTCTTTTCCGCCGGCTGATAAGGGTCGGTGGCGGTGCCTATGGCGATGTCCTGTCCCGCACGGACCTTCTTGAGTTCGCGGCGCAGCACATGCCCGGTGTGCTGCTTGACGTAAATCTTGCGTTCGAAATCGCGGGCATCTCGCAGCTCCATAAACTCGTGGGTGTAGCGGGCATAGCAGTAGTGGCAGCCGAATTCGCAACCGCGATACGGATTGATCATCCAGGCAAAGGGCACGCTCCGCGAGTTGCAGCGCGCCAGCAGCGTGCGGTTCTCCAGCGTGATGTATTCGACCTGATGACCGTCGGCCAGAGCTTCGCCTTGGGCGGCCAGTTTGGCGATGCCCACCAAAGGCTGTTGGGGCTCGAGTTGGGGGAAGAGGGAGGCCACGGGACATTTCGTATTTTATTCGCTCTAATTAGGATAGCGCAGCGGCGGTGAGCTTTGCAAGGCAATTTCTCTTGGAGGGTTAACTCAGGAGCAGACTGGCCGCTGCACGGTCGGCGATCCACAACAGGCGGCCGTTTGCTGGATTCACTTGTCGCGCGGGGAATCGCATGCCATTCGCGGAAGCAAAGGCGTCCCGCATGATTTGTGCTTTGCCCGCCCCGGAGACCAGAAAGACCACGTTGGCGGCGCGGTTCAGGACAGGCAGCGTCAGCGTGATGCGCTCACCCTTCTGCGTTGTCGGGTTGGCGACGACCAGGCGCGCATTTTCGTTCAGAGCAGGACTGCCGGGAAATAGGGAAGCGGTGTGGCCGTCGTCGCCCATGCCCAAGAGGATGAGGTCGAAGCGGGGCCACTCGCCCGGCTGCACCTGAAAAAACTCGCGCAACGCGGATTCGTATTGGGCGGCGGCTGCGGGGGCGTCCAGCTCGGCGCGTACGCGATGCACGTTGGCTTCCGGGATAGGCGCCTTGCTGACCAGGGTTTCGCGGACCATACGGTAGTTACTGTCAGGGTGGTCGGGCGGAACGTGACGTTCGTCGCCGAAGAAGAGGTGGATCTTGTCCCAAGGCAGCTTCCCGGCTGGTTCCTTCGCCAGCAACTCATAGACTCCGCGCGGGGTGTTGCCGCCGGCCAGGGCCACCGCGAACCGCCCAGACTGCGCAATCGCGGCGTGCGCGCAAGTGCAGAATTCATCAACAGCGTTGCGGTT is a genomic window containing:
- a CDS encoding radical SAM protein yields the protein MASLFPQLEPQQPLVGIAKLAAQGEALADGHQVEYITLENRTLLARCNSRSVPFAWMINPYRGCEFGCHYCYARYTHEFMELRDARDFERKIYVKQHTGHVLRRELKKVRAGQDIAIGTATDPYQPAEKRFEITRAILQELAQHRGLGLGLVTKSTLILRDVELLQEIARNNRLTICVTITTLNAELARLLEPRAPRPDLRLQAVKRLVDAGVRAGVNCAPVLPGLTDSPADLEELAKAAAGVGAAFVFANPLFLKPCAERVFMPFLQQHFPRLVSSYQKRFAGRAFLPREYQQRITALMLKYREKWGVGERFPQDGATSRTTKEASNPQLGLF
- the pgl gene encoding 6-phosphogluconolactonase — protein: MAPPTKPDYLRVVPDAAGLNRNAVDEFCTCAHAAIAQSGRFAVALAGGNTPRGVYELLAKEPAGKLPWDKIHLFFGDERHVPPDHPDSNYRMVRETLVSKAPIPEANVHRVRAELDAPAAAAQYESALREFFQVQPGEWPRFDLILLGMGDDGHTASLFPGSPALNENARLVVANPTTQKGERITLTLPVLNRAANVVFLVSGAGKAQIMRDAFASANGMRFPARQVNPANGRLLWIADRAAASLLLS